A stretch of DNA from bacterium:
GGAGCGGCTGGGCCGCCTGGCCTGCGCGCCCGCCTTCCCCGCCGACGAGCTGGAGCAGGAACGCCGGCTCGCGCTGGACGACCTGCAGGCCCAGCAGGACGACCCCTTCCAGGCCGCCGCCCGCGCCCTGCGCGCCGCGATGTACCCGGACCACCCCTACGGCTCGCCCATGGCCGGCACCGAAGACTCGCTGCCGGGCCTGACGCGCGACGACCTCGTCGCCCACCACGCCCGCGTGTGGACGTCGCGCAACGTGCACGTGGTGGTCTCGGGCGACGTCGACCGCGACCGCCTCGCGGCGCGGATCGAGACGATCCTCGGCGACCTGCCCGACGCCCCCTCGCCGCCGCTGCCGCCGCTGGATCGCGTGCCGGCGGCCGCCGGCGTCGAACGACTACGCATCGAGCGCGACGTGCGCCAGAGCGTGGTGCTGTGCGGCTGGCGCGGCCCGCTGGACCCGAACACCGACCGCGCCGCGCTGGCGCTGCTGCAGAGCCTGTTGAACGGCCAGAGCGGCCGGCTCTTCGAAGCCCTGCGCAACCGCCGCTCGCTGTGCTACACGACCGGGATGCAGGCCGCCCGCGGCTTCGCGCCGGGCATGCTGGTCGGCTACGTGCTGACCGACCCCGCCACCGAGGACGCGGCCGCGGCCGCCCTGGTCGAGGAGCTGCGCCGCGTCGCCGCCGAGCCGGCGGCCGCGGTCGAGTTCGCGCGGGCCCGCGCGCGGCTCCTGGGCAACCTGCTGATCTCGCGGCAGAGCAACGCCGCGCGGGCGAGCCGCTGCGGCGCCGACGTGCTCTACGGCCGCGCGCCCAACAACATCGCCCACCACCTGAAGGAGATCCGCGCGCTGACCCCGCGGCGGGTCCGCGACGCCGCCGCGCGCTACCTCGGCTCCGACGATCACTGGGAAACGGTGCTGGGGCCGGTCTGAGACCGGTCGGGGAACGGCGCAGGGGCCGGATCGCGCGCGCGGTCCGGCCCCTGCCTGCGTCCGGCCGCTAGCCCCGCAGGGGGTAGCGGTGGGGATCGTCGCCCATGTCGATCACGTGCGACATCTGGCTGAACGAGGTGCGGTGCTTCTTGCCCGCGGGGATGTAGTAGACGTCGCCGGCCTGGTACAGCTCGGTGCGGCCCTCGATCTCCAGGGTCATCTCGCCGGTGACGAGGTAGCCCCACTGGGCGCCGTGGCTGTGGTCGGGGACGGTCACGCCTTCGTCGAAGCGGAAGAACGTCACCTGCTTCTCGTGGTTCTTCAGGGAGTGGCCGGTCACGCCGGCGACGTGGAATTCGATCGAGGGGAGCTTCAGGACTTCTTCGGGCCAGACGGTGTCGGCCGCTTGCAGTCTTACCATGGAGACCTCCCGGGGTGGGTTGGTGAAGGCAGGTTCCACTGCGCTCAGGATACCGGAATCCGGGTCGTTTGCAACAGGCTCTCTTCAACCTCGCGGGGCGTAGTCGGTTCCGCGCATCGGCAGCGCGGGGCCGCCCCCCACGACCTCCGAGACGAGCACTTCCCCGACCAGCAGTTCGTGGTCGCCGGCCGGGTGGCGGCCCACCAGACGGCACAGCAGCCGGGCCGCGCAGTCCCGCAGCGCCGGCACGCCCCCGCCCAGCAGGACGGCGGGCGCTCGCTCCCACTTGTCGAGGTCGCGGCCGGACTGCAGCCCGAACAGGCGCGCGACCTCCACCTGCCCCTCGCGCAGCACCGAGACCGTGAATTCCCCCCCGTCGCGCAGCAGCCCGTGGGTGTGCCGCAGCGGCGAGACCGAAACCACGAGCAGCGGCGGCGCGGCCGAGACGCGGGACACCCAGGCGGCGGTCAGGCCGCCCCGGCGCTCGCCGTCGGCGGCGCCGACGACCACCACGGGCGAAGCCAACAGCTGCAGGGCGGGATCGTGGGGCGAAGGCGTCAAGGCCATGGGATCCTCCCGGAGCGCGCGGGGCGGGACGGCGACCACCCCCAGCTTAGCCGCCGCAGGGGCCGCGGTCCAGTTCGCCGTCGGCGGCGCCGGCGCACTCGGCCAGGACCTCGGGGAAGGTAAAGGCGAAGCGTGAACCCCGGTCGACCTCGCTTGTCACGGTCAGTTCGCCGCCCATGGCCGCGACGGTCCGGTGGGCGATGGCCAACCCCAGGCCGCTGCCGCCGTGCTTGCGGGCGATGTCCCGGCCGGCCTGCTGGAAGGGCTCGAAGATCCCGTCCAGGCGGTCGGCGGGGATGCCGGAACCCGTGTCGGCGACCGAGACCTCGAGCCAGCCGGCGGCCTCCGCGCGGCGGCAGGCGACGGTGACCGCGCCGCGGCTGGTGAACTTCATCGCGTTGCCCACGAGGTTCATCGCCACCTGGCGCAGGCGCGTCGGGTCGCCCACCTGCCCGGCCGGCACCGCGGGGTCCACGACGAGCTCCAGGGCGACGCGCTTCTCGCGCGAGGACGAGGCGAAGATCCCGCACACCTCGTCGAGCACGTCGCGCGCGCTGTAGGGGATGCGCTCGAGGTCGAGGCGGCCGGCCTCGATGCGCGACAGGTCGAGCACGTTGTTGATCAGCGACAGCAGGACCTGGCCGCTCTCCTGGATGGACACCGCGAAGTCGCGCACGTCCCGGTCGCTCAGGTTCGGCATGGTCAGCAGGTCGGCGAAGCCGACGACGCAGGTCAGCGGCGTGCGGATCTCGTGCGACATCGCGGCCAGGAACATGCTCTTGCTGCGGTTGGCCAGCTCGGCGGCGCGGCGCGCGTCGCCGGCCTCGGCCAGCGCC
This window harbors:
- a CDS encoding flavin reductase family protein is translated as MALTPSPHDPALQLLASPVVVVGAADGERRGGLTAAWVSRVSAAPPLLVVSVSPLRHTHGLLRDGGEFTVSVLREGQVEVARLFGLQSGRDLDKWERAPAVLLGGGVPALRDCAARLLCRLVGRHPAGDHELLVGEVLVSEVVGGGPALPMRGTDYAPRG
- a CDS encoding cupin domain-containing protein, which encodes MVRLQAADTVWPEEVLKLPSIEFHVAGVTGHSLKNHEKQVTFFRFDEGVTVPDHSHGAQWGYLVTGEMTLEIEGRTELYQAGDVYYIPAGKKHRTSFSQMSHVIDMGDDPHRYPLRG
- a CDS encoding ATP-binding protein, yielding TCLVLRDGRGYRPVDDGRILAVGGAAAGAACSGACVAAVAEQLETDPDPDPGARPAGASCPACGAALWHVPVLLSHEKERAVLGRLVGHGPPAEAEAQRRMVELVANLAGRRASEEYARQAGAVLQLQVAGMILRYTQEKAHATDAARAAMQRHAQVAADLARAKADLEGALAEAGDARRAAELANRSKSMFLAAMSHEIRTPLTCVVGFADLLTMPNLSDRDVRDFAVSIQESGQVLLSLINNVLDLSRIEAGRLDLERIPYSARDVLDEVCGIFASSSREKRVALELVVDPAVPAGQVGDPTRLRQVAMNLVGNAMKFTSRGAVTVACRRAEAAGWLEVSVADTGSGIPADRLDGIFEPFQQAGRDIARKHGGSGLGLAIAHRTVAAMGGELTVTSEVDRGSRFAFTFPEVLAECAGAADGELDRGPCGG